One part of the candidate division KSB1 bacterium genome encodes these proteins:
- a CDS encoding protein arginine kinase encodes MEADEEHRGTGARTAAAQAIGFLEEHLCSWLDGSGPEADIIITSRVRLARNLRGVRFPGTAPAEEREKVRAQVAEATATSPALAKGLEIAVDALSPLDRRFLMERRLISPQLAERTEQAAVFVDHTQSVAVMVNEEDHLRLQVICSGLRIDQAWEVLSALDEDLAAVLDYDFSEQFGYLTACPTNTGTGMRVSIFAHLPGLAILDEVDKALKEFAGSEITVRGFYGEGSRVQGHIFQISNQLTLGRAEKAIVKRVQGIAERLVALEREARARLLQQRPLRLKDVVYRAIAVLKNAQLLSSLELTNLLSAVRVGSDMGLLPPIPRRALNELLVIALPAHLQKRAGREMGGEERDAYRAQFVREYLGI; translated from the coding sequence ATGGAAGCCGATGAAGAACACAGAGGCACGGGGGCACGAACGGCCGCCGCGCAGGCGATCGGGTTCTTAGAAGAGCACCTGTGCAGCTGGTTGGACGGCAGCGGTCCCGAGGCTGATATCATCATCACCAGCAGAGTGCGGTTGGCCCGCAACCTGCGTGGCGTGCGCTTCCCTGGAACAGCCCCCGCCGAGGAGCGCGAAAAGGTGCGCGCCCAGGTGGCCGAAGCAACGGCTACCAGTCCTGCTTTGGCCAAGGGGCTAGAGATCGCGGTGGACGCCCTGTCGCCGCTGGACCGGCGGTTCCTCATGGAGCGGAGGCTCATTAGCCCGCAGTTGGCCGAACGGACCGAACAGGCGGCGGTGTTCGTTGACCATACGCAGAGCGTGGCCGTCATGGTCAACGAGGAGGACCACCTGCGCCTGCAGGTCATCTGCTCTGGATTGCGCATCGACCAGGCATGGGAGGTCCTGAGCGCCCTGGACGAAGACCTGGCAGCGGTGCTGGATTATGATTTTTCGGAACAGTTCGGGTACCTTACTGCCTGTCCCACCAACACCGGGACCGGGATGCGGGTGTCGATCTTTGCCCACCTGCCGGGATTGGCGATTCTGGATGAGGTGGACAAGGCTCTAAAGGAATTCGCCGGAAGCGAAATCACGGTGAGGGGTTTCTACGGCGAAGGCAGTCGCGTGCAGGGGCACATATTTCAGATCTCCAACCAGCTCACGCTGGGGAGGGCCGAGAAGGCGATCGTCAAACGGGTGCAGGGGATTGCAGAGCGCCTGGTGGCCTTGGAACGCGAAGCACGGGCGCGGCTGCTTCAGCAAAGGCCGCTGCGGCTCAAAGATGTGGTCTACCGAGCAATAGCGGTGTTGAAGAATGCCCAGCTTCTCTCCTCCCTGGAATTGACCAACCTGCTCTCAGCGGTCCGGGTGGGAAGCGACATGGGGCTTTTGCCGCCCATCCCTCGCAGGGCGCTGAACGAGCTATTGGTGATTGCATTGCCGGCGCATTTGCAAAAGCGGGCCGGCAGGGAGATGGGAGGAGAAGAACGCGACGCTTACCGTGCCCAGTTCGTGCGCGAGTATTTGGGCATTTGA
- a CDS encoding UvrB/UvrC motif-containing protein, which produces MILCDLCGVNPATLKLTQVINDEHTELHLCKQCAEEKGLGIPFGALPSAFGAMIVGFLGAQLAGTTRTVGSLKCEHCGITKDDFERTGLLGCGRCYETFSEDLKFILRRIHGSNKHIGTRPPAFREAKEHPNIEQLRQRLQEAVAKEEFEEAARLRDLITDLEAQLRQRARPNHGSR; this is translated from the coding sequence ATGATACTCTGTGACCTGTGTGGGGTCAACCCGGCTACGCTCAAGTTGACCCAGGTCATAAACGATGAGCACACGGAGCTCCATCTGTGCAAGCAGTGCGCAGAGGAGAAGGGGTTAGGCATCCCGTTCGGGGCGCTCCCCTCTGCCTTCGGCGCGATGATTGTGGGCTTTCTTGGCGCGCAGCTTGCGGGGACCACCCGCACGGTGGGCTCACTCAAGTGTGAACATTGTGGCATCACGAAGGACGACTTTGAGCGCACAGGGCTGTTGGGGTGCGGGAGGTGTTATGAAACTTTCTCTGAGGACCTCAAGTTTATTCTGCGGCGCATTCATGGGAGCAATAAGCACATTGGCACGCGTCCGCCTGCATTCCGTGAGGCAAAAGAGCACCCCAACATCGAGCAGTTGCGGCAGCGGCTCCAGGAGGCGGTAGCCAAGGAGGAATTCGAAGAGGCGGCACGCCTGAGGGATTTGATTACGGATCTGGAGGCTCAGCTTCGTCAGCGCGCCAGGCCGAATCATGGAAGCCGATGA
- a CDS encoding ABC transporter ATP-binding protein, with the protein MAQQKPVLVASNLHKSYPMGRGSLHVLKGIDLEVMEGEIVAVVGPSGVGKSTLLHILGALDRPSEGRVFIDGQDVFALDDRALAEFRNRRAGFVFQFHHLLPELTALENVILPGMIAGYPRRELEDVGMTLLAEVGLENRAGHRPSELSGGEQQRVAVARALINRPQLVLADEPSGNLDLQSSRALNALMWELSRKHNRTLIIVTHNLELARQADRVVELYDGRIKNNTVAKRP; encoded by the coding sequence ATGGCGCAGCAGAAGCCGGTACTGGTTGCATCGAACTTGCACAAGAGTTACCCCATGGGGCGAGGTAGCCTGCACGTGCTCAAGGGGATCGACCTGGAGGTGATGGAAGGCGAGATCGTGGCTGTGGTGGGGCCTTCCGGGGTGGGCAAGAGCACGTTGCTGCACATTTTGGGCGCCCTTGATCGTCCCAGTGAGGGTCGGGTATTCATCGATGGGCAGGACGTGTTTGCCCTGGATGACCGCGCCTTGGCCGAGTTTCGCAACCGGCGGGCCGGGTTTGTGTTCCAGTTTCACCACCTCTTGCCGGAGTTGACGGCTCTGGAGAACGTGATTCTTCCGGGGATGATCGCCGGCTATCCGCGCCGGGAGCTGGAGGATGTGGGCATGACCCTGCTGGCCGAAGTAGGGCTGGAAAACCGCGCCGGGCATCGACCGTCCGAGCTGTCGGGCGGCGAGCAGCAACGCGTGGCCGTGGCGCGCGCCCTTATCAACCGGCCGCAGCTCGTTCTGGCCGACGAGCCATCCGGCAACCTCGACCTGCAGTCCAGCCGGGCGCTGAACGCGTTAATGTGGGAGCTGAGCAGAAAGCATAATCGCACGCTGATCATCGTGACGCACAACCTGGAATTGGCGCGCCAGGCAGACCGCGTCGTCGAGCTTTATGACGGGCGGATCAAGAACAACACGGTGGCAAAGCGGCCATGA
- a CDS encoding lipoprotein-releasing ABC transporter permease subunit, producing the protein MSFELFIASRHLRSKRRTGFVSLITYISVLGVMIGVAALIIVLSVMNGFESEVRSRIVGFDAHVRVGTYHDRGIEDYQRVVAQIQDVPHVLGISPYIVDKGLIRSSESTGEGVILKGVDPATVVKVSDLERNIVYGSLDLGMIEGGEGERPLPGIVLGFNLADKLVVGIGDKVTVISPVGVTGLLGPMPPVMQFRVTGYFQTGLYQYDDTFAYISLESAQKLFKMGQAVTGLELRLDQLSHARWVAQQIDNRLGYPYRTTTWFDMNRNLFSWMQIEKWAAFIILSLIIMVAAFNIASTLIMIVLEKTKEIGILKSMGATARSIMKIFVLEGLITGAVGTVLGCVAGYVLCWSQLEYKWFSLPGDVYIISFLPVLMKWTDFVWVSLAAILISYLATLYPAWKASRLDPVQAIRYE; encoded by the coding sequence ATGAGCTTCGAACTTTTCATTGCCAGTCGCCACCTGCGCTCCAAGCGTCGCACCGGGTTTGTGTCCCTGATCACCTACATCTCCGTGCTGGGCGTGATGATCGGGGTAGCAGCGTTGATTATTGTGCTCTCGGTGATGAACGGCTTTGAAAGCGAGGTGCGATCGCGCATCGTCGGCTTTGACGCGCACGTGCGCGTAGGCACCTACCATGACCGCGGCATCGAGGACTATCAGCGAGTGGTGGCCCAGATCCAGGACGTGCCACACGTCCTGGGGATCTCACCGTACATCGTGGACAAAGGCCTCATACGCTCGTCGGAAAGCACCGGCGAAGGCGTGATCTTGAAAGGGGTGGACCCGGCTACGGTCGTCAAGGTCTCCGACCTGGAACGGAATATCGTCTATGGCTCACTTGACCTGGGGATGATTGAAGGGGGTGAAGGGGAGCGCCCATTGCCAGGAATTGTCCTCGGCTTCAACCTGGCGGACAAGCTTGTGGTGGGTATTGGTGACAAGGTCACCGTGATCAGTCCTGTGGGCGTCACCGGGCTGCTTGGCCCCATGCCCCCGGTGATGCAGTTCCGGGTGACCGGTTACTTCCAGACGGGGCTCTACCAGTACGACGACACCTTTGCCTACATCTCCCTGGAATCCGCCCAGAAGCTTTTCAAGATGGGGCAGGCGGTGACTGGCCTGGAGTTGCGGTTGGACCAACTTTCTCATGCCCGCTGGGTGGCGCAGCAGATCGACAATCGCCTCGGGTACCCCTATCGTACCACCACCTGGTTCGACATGAATCGCAATCTCTTCTCTTGGATGCAGATCGAAAAGTGGGCCGCGTTCATTATCCTCAGCCTGATCATCATGGTGGCGGCCTTTAACATCGCCAGCACGCTGATCATGATCGTGTTGGAAAAGACCAAGGAGATCGGCATCCTCAAGTCCATGGGGGCAACAGCGCGCAGCATCATGAAGATTTTCGTGTTGGAAGGGCTCATCACCGGCGCTGTCGGCACGGTGTTGGGGTGCGTCGCTGGGTACGTGCTTTGCTGGTCGCAGTTGGAGTACAAGTGGTTCTCTCTGCCAGGCGATGTGTACATCATCAGCTTCCTCCCTGTGCTGATGAAGTGGACGGATTTTGTGTGGGTGAGCCTGGCGGCGATTCTCATCAGCTATTTGGCGACCCTGTATCCGGCGTGGAAAGCCTCGCGATTGGATCCGGTGCAGGCGATACGATACGAGTAG